The proteins below are encoded in one region of Alistipes indistinctus YIT 12060:
- a CDS encoding Gfo/Idh/MocA family protein encodes MKRFYTLMLAVVAIASTVMLNGCCQQEQKSAMIEFPEPARPAGQQDVLELRCDPIDTVRIAVIGLGMRGSGAVERLTHVDGAKIVALCDIVPGNVAKAQATLNKAGFPKAAEFSGDTSVWKQACELNNVDLVYICTDWKMHTPIAVYAMEQGKHAVSEVPAALTLDECWQLVNTSEKTRKHFMMLENCCYDFFELATLNMAQQGLFGEVVHTEGAYNHDLRGLCMNDSTGYHDMWRLEYNAAHDGNPYPTHGLGPIAQIMNIHRGDKMDYLVSMSSDQFGLTDAAITNHGPESKFAKRDYKLGDVNTTVIRTAKGKTIMVQHDVSNPRPYSRIHQVVGTRGFAQKYPIEQIGLDSVEAEGLDAKALADLLTRYEHPISKEYGEKARAVGGHGGMDFIMDSRLIYCLRNGLPLDQDVYDAAEWSSLVALTEASVQNGSAPVKVPDFTRGAWDKVKGFSFAYAPGDAK; translated from the coding sequence ATGAAAAGATTTTACACCTTAATGCTCGCGGTAGTGGCAATCGCCTCGACGGTCATGCTGAACGGTTGCTGTCAGCAAGAGCAAAAAAGCGCAATGATCGAATTTCCCGAGCCGGCGCGCCCGGCCGGTCAACAAGACGTCTTGGAGTTGAGATGCGATCCGATCGACACGGTACGTATCGCCGTGATCGGATTGGGTATGCGTGGTAGCGGAGCCGTTGAACGCCTGACGCATGTGGACGGCGCGAAGATCGTCGCCCTGTGCGACATCGTGCCGGGTAACGTAGCCAAAGCCCAGGCCACGCTGAATAAAGCCGGTTTCCCGAAAGCCGCAGAATTCAGCGGCGACACCTCTGTATGGAAACAAGCCTGCGAACTGAATAACGTCGATCTGGTCTACATCTGCACCGACTGGAAGATGCACACGCCGATCGCCGTTTATGCAATGGAGCAGGGCAAGCATGCCGTTTCGGAAGTGCCGGCGGCATTGACCCTCGACGAATGCTGGCAGTTGGTCAATACCTCGGAAAAAACCCGCAAGCACTTCATGATGCTCGAAAACTGCTGCTACGACTTCTTCGAGCTGGCTACGCTGAACATGGCCCAACAGGGACTTTTCGGCGAGGTCGTACACACCGAGGGAGCCTACAACCACGACCTGCGCGGGCTGTGCATGAACGATTCGACCGGCTACCACGACATGTGGCGCCTCGAATACAACGCCGCCCACGACGGCAATCCCTATCCGACGCACGGCCTCGGCCCGATCGCCCAGATCATGAACATCCACCGCGGCGACAAGATGGATTACCTCGTATCAATGTCTTCCGACCAGTTCGGGCTGACCGATGCCGCTATCACGAACCACGGCCCGGAGAGCAAATTCGCCAAACGCGACTACAAGCTCGGAGACGTCAACACCACCGTAATCCGTACGGCCAAAGGCAAGACGATCATGGTACAGCACGACGTATCGAATCCGCGTCCGTACAGCCGCATCCATCAAGTGGTAGGCACGAGGGGATTCGCCCAGAAATATCCCATCGAGCAGATCGGGCTCGACTCCGTGGAAGCAGAGGGTCTCGATGCAAAAGCCCTGGCCGACCTGCTGACCCGTTATGAGCACCCGATCTCGAAGGAGTACGGGGAAAAAGCCCGCGCGGTGGGCGGACACGGCGGAATGGATTTCATCATGGACTCGCGCCTGATTTACTGCCTTCGCAACGGCCTTCCGCTGGACCAGGACGTATACGATGCGGCCGAGTGGAGTTCGCTTGTCGCGCTGACCGAAGCTTCGGTTCAGAACGGAAGCGCACCGGTCAAAGTTCCCGATTTCACGCGCGGGGCCTGGGACAAAGTCAAAGGTTTCTCGTTCGCCTATGCGCCGGGAGATGCGAAATAG
- a CDS encoding glycosyltransferase family 2 protein, protein MDITFSVVIPLYNKGREIARTLGGVAAQTYTPLEVIVVDDGSTDDSARVVEGLDLPGVRLIRQPNGGVSAARNRGIAEAKGDYIALLDADDYWKPEYLERVAALIGRYPGCGLYSMGFEVHRPEGVFPNETVMQEGIVGNYFRTAMRVNLTQTSSVTIPRAVFERLGGFPEGMKLGEDQYVWTKIARTYPVCYSPQRFSEFNLMAQNRSAQNYKMERTPYSFWEFYDPGTPDCNEYIARCEIGKALVHSVYGYTDAALEVERRYSYNRHYRLGWWKLRILNRLPVMWRRPLLDSYKRVTWLVSKKGLLG, encoded by the coding sequence ATGGATATTACATTTTCGGTAGTTATTCCCTTGTATAATAAAGGGCGGGAAATTGCCCGCACGCTCGGAGGCGTTGCGGCGCAAACCTATACGCCGCTGGAAGTGATCGTGGTGGATGACGGTTCGACCGATGATAGCGCCCGGGTGGTCGAAGGGTTGGACCTGCCCGGCGTGCGCCTGATCCGGCAACCGAACGGCGGCGTATCGGCGGCCCGCAACCGGGGCATTGCCGAGGCGAAGGGCGATTACATCGCGTTGCTCGATGCCGACGACTACTGGAAGCCGGAATATCTGGAACGGGTAGCGGCGCTGATCGGACGTTATCCCGGCTGCGGATTGTACAGCATGGGTTTCGAAGTACACCGCCCGGAAGGCGTTTTTCCGAACGAGACAGTTATGCAGGAGGGGATAGTCGGTAACTATTTCCGCACGGCGATGCGGGTCAACCTGACCCAGACTTCCAGCGTGACGATTCCCCGCGCCGTATTTGAACGGCTCGGCGGTTTTCCCGAAGGGATGAAATTGGGGGAGGATCAGTACGTATGGACGAAGATCGCACGGACCTATCCGGTCTGCTATTCGCCGCAGCGCTTTTCGGAGTTCAACCTGATGGCGCAGAACCGTTCCGCGCAGAACTACAAGATGGAGCGGACTCCTTATTCGTTTTGGGAATTTTACGATCCCGGGACGCCGGACTGCAACGAGTATATCGCACGCTGCGAGATTGGCAAGGCTTTGGTCCACAGTGTATACGGTTATACGGATGCTGCGCTTGAGGTCGAACGAAGGTACAGTTATAACCGACATTACCGGCTCGGATGGTGGAAGTTGCGTATCCTGAACCGCTTGCCGGTGATGTGGCGCCGCCCGTTGCTCGATTCCTACAAACGGGTGACCTGGCTGGTGTCGAAAAAAGGGTTGCTCGGGTAG
- a CDS encoding phosphotransferase enzyme family protein: protein MEQKLKIAGQFDIEGTVSGIAPVGNGLINDTYSVTTAETNTPDYILQRINHHIFKDVELLQRNIQRVTDHIRAKLEASGESDIDRKALKLVPAKDGKLYHFDGENYWRMTVMIPRSVTHETMTPALAEQTGMAFGNFQSQLSDLPEGALGETIPNFHNIEFRVEGFKESIARDSAGRLKDVQKLVEEILERAEVMCKAQQLYRAGRLPKRVTHCDTKVNNLLFDEQGKPLCVIDLDTTMPGFVLSDFGDFIRTGANTGAEDDPDLDNVSVNMDIFRAFSKGYIRSAGSFLTPTERELLPFGAKMLTYMQTVRFLTDYLDGDTYYKIKFPEHNLQRSYAQFKLLQSIEAHEQEMSDYIASL, encoded by the coding sequence ATGGAACAAAAACTGAAAATCGCCGGACAATTCGATATCGAGGGAACCGTCTCAGGGATCGCCCCGGTGGGCAACGGCCTGATCAACGACACCTACAGCGTAACGACCGCTGAGACGAACACGCCGGACTATATCCTGCAAAGGATCAACCACCACATTTTCAAAGATGTGGAACTACTCCAGCGCAATATCCAACGCGTGACCGACCATATCCGGGCCAAACTCGAAGCCTCGGGCGAAAGCGACATCGACCGCAAGGCGCTGAAGTTGGTACCGGCGAAAGACGGTAAACTCTACCATTTCGACGGCGAAAACTATTGGCGCATGACGGTGATGATTCCGCGTTCCGTGACCCACGAAACGATGACACCCGCTTTGGCCGAGCAGACCGGAATGGCGTTCGGCAACTTCCAGTCACAGCTTTCGGACCTGCCCGAAGGAGCATTGGGCGAAACGATCCCGAATTTCCACAACATCGAATTCCGGGTTGAGGGCTTCAAAGAGTCGATCGCCCGCGATAGTGCGGGGCGCCTGAAAGACGTGCAAAAACTCGTAGAAGAGATACTCGAACGCGCCGAGGTAATGTGCAAAGCACAGCAGCTTTACCGCGCAGGCAGACTTCCCAAACGGGTTACGCACTGCGACACGAAAGTCAATAATCTGCTCTTCGACGAACAGGGAAAGCCGCTGTGCGTGATCGACCTCGACACGACGATGCCAGGTTTCGTGCTCAGCGATTTCGGCGACTTCATCCGCACCGGAGCGAATACCGGGGCCGAAGACGATCCGGACCTTGACAACGTTTCGGTAAATATGGATATTTTCCGCGCCTTTTCGAAAGGTTATATCCGTAGTGCGGGAAGTTTCCTGACCCCGACCGAACGCGAACTGCTTCCTTTCGGGGCAAAGATGCTGACCTACATGCAGACGGTGCGTTTTCTGACCGATTACCTCGACGGGGACACCTATTACAAAATCAAATTTCCCGAGCATAACCTGCAACGCTCCTATGCCCAGTTCAAACTGTTGCAGAGCATCGAAGCCCACGAACAAGAGATGTCCGATTACATCGCATCCCTGTGA
- a CDS encoding response regulator, with translation MKGKSDTVPSQENKQGIDDRHQKIVSVLAAHKVALWEYDIRTGVCSFDEDYFRILGLTEAGVEFSDIDDFYRFAHPDDVSNYREAFGRMLASDTKNACIRVRCVGNKGQVIWLEDNFFSYQSDEEGRPQKLVAYTGNITARCEGEARIRALEERNRKVIEALPEFIFIMDDRFFITDVLMASGTVLLHPVEELIGADGRTIYSAEVSDLFVRNIRECLADGKIREIEYPLDVESGRHYFQARIAPYEKNKVLALIHDIGDRVRWSKELIEAKARAEESDRMKSVFLATMSHEIRTPLNAIVGFSELIAAGDCGEEQEEYQEIIRSNSNLLLQLVNDILDLSRIESGKSENHFQPVEVTGLLDEVGKVHSLKMTVGVELKIVAPARPVWILTDRNRLTQVLFNFLSNAIKNTQHGCITLGAVQRDGWLDLFVSDTGCGMPENKIPLIFNRFEKLNDFVQGTGLGLSICQSIAERLGGYIDVQSQLGVGSTFSFCLPYRADAELEVAELQQPVAASVQKHPDRKRKVILVAEDVEANYRLLAALLKKEYTLRWVTNGREALHSFVRERPDLILMDIKMPEMNGIEATERIRSISPDIPIIAVTAHAYYTDKEQALAAGCNAIVSKPYAIADLKQAIERWINPVPESAVS, from the coding sequence ATGAAAGGCAAATCAGACACGGTGCCCTCCCAGGAGAACAAGCAGGGAATAGATGACCGGCATCAGAAAATCGTTTCCGTACTGGCTGCGCACAAGGTTGCCCTGTGGGAATATGATATCCGGACCGGTGTCTGTAGTTTCGATGAGGATTATTTTCGCATATTGGGCCTTACCGAGGCAGGCGTCGAGTTTTCCGATATAGATGATTTCTATCGGTTCGCACATCCGGATGATGTGTCTAACTACCGCGAGGCTTTCGGCCGGATGTTGGCGTCCGATACGAAAAATGCCTGTATCCGGGTGCGGTGTGTCGGGAACAAGGGACAAGTAATTTGGCTCGAAGATAATTTTTTCTCCTATCAGTCTGATGAGGAAGGGCGCCCGCAGAAACTGGTCGCTTATACCGGTAACATAACGGCCCGGTGCGAGGGAGAAGCCCGTATCCGTGCGCTCGAAGAGCGTAACCGCAAAGTGATCGAAGCGCTGCCCGAGTTTATCTTCATCATGGACGACCGGTTTTTCATTACCGATGTACTGATGGCTTCCGGTACGGTGTTGCTGCATCCTGTGGAAGAGTTGATCGGTGCCGACGGTCGCACGATCTATTCGGCCGAGGTGAGTGACCTGTTCGTGCGTAATATCCGGGAGTGTCTCGCGGACGGGAAGATTCGTGAGATCGAATATCCGCTCGATGTCGAGAGCGGGCGGCACTATTTTCAGGCGCGTATCGCCCCGTATGAGAAGAACAAAGTCCTGGCACTGATCCATGATATCGGCGACCGCGTCCGGTGGTCGAAAGAGCTGATCGAAGCGAAGGCCCGCGCCGAGGAGTCCGACCGGATGAAATCTGTCTTTTTGGCTACGATGAGCCATGAGATCCGTACGCCGCTCAATGCGATCGTCGGTTTTTCGGAGTTGATCGCCGCAGGCGATTGCGGGGAAGAACAGGAGGAGTATCAGGAAATCATTCGCAGCAACAGTAATCTGTTATTGCAACTGGTCAACGATATTCTCGACCTTTCCCGGATCGAGTCGGGCAAATCCGAGAACCATTTCCAACCGGTCGAGGTGACCGGGCTGCTCGACGAGGTGGGCAAGGTGCACAGCTTGAAAATGACGGTCGGGGTTGAACTGAAAATCGTTGCGCCTGCACGGCCGGTCTGGATTTTGACTGACCGCAACCGGTTGACTCAGGTGTTGTTCAATTTTTTGTCCAATGCCATTAAGAATACCCAGCATGGATGTATTACGCTGGGTGCCGTGCAACGGGACGGTTGGCTCGACCTGTTTGTCAGCGACACGGGCTGCGGCATGCCTGAGAATAAGATACCTTTGATTTTCAATCGTTTCGAGAAGCTGAACGATTTTGTGCAGGGTACCGGCCTGGGACTCTCCATCTGCCAGAGTATAGCCGAACGCCTTGGGGGATATATCGATGTCCAGTCGCAGTTGGGTGTAGGCAGTACTTTCTCGTTCTGTCTGCCTTATCGCGCCGATGCCGAACTTGAGGTTGCAGAACTGCAGCAACCGGTTGCCGCGTCGGTTCAGAAGCATCCCGACAGGAAGCGGAAGGTGATCTTGGTGGCGGAAGATGTCGAAGCCAATTACCGCCTGCTGGCGGCCCTGCTGAAAAAAGAGTATACGCTGCGTTGGGTGACCAACGGCCGCGAAGCGCTCCACAGTTTCGTGCGCGAGCGGCCCGACCTGATCCTGATGGATATCAAGATGCCGGAGATGAACGGCATCGAAGCGACCGAACGTATCCGCAGTATTTCGCCGGACATTCCGATTATCGCCGTGACGGCGCATGCGTATTATACCGATAAGGAGCAGGCATTGGCCGCGGGCTGTAATGCGATCGTCTCGAAGCCTTATGCGATCGCGGACCTGAAGCAGGCTATAGAAAGATGGATTAATCCCGTCCCGGAAAGCGCGGTGAGCTGA
- a CDS encoding TonB-dependent receptor, with product MKQFVSFMLCLLAFSAASAQVTTSSMSGHVQDEQGAPVIGALVLATHTPSGTEYSAIVDGTGNYRIMNMRSGGPYSVKISMLGFQTVLNEGINIALGDNYVLDVTLPIESTDLDEVVVTGTRSSILNSDRAGVATNINNRQLNVLPTVSRSISDFTRLTPQAGNSGSFGGRDTRYNNVSIDGAAFAQRFGLSTSNNYPGGDAQPISLDAIQEISVNLTPFDIRQSNFTGANINAVTKSGDNSYHATAYTFQRFKSMTGDRVQDATVANAKTTSRQTYGASVGGPIIKNKLFFFINGELEYKSFLGNQWQPSTDGVGSAENKISQTTIADLEKVSDYLQKTYGYNPGAYQNFGNSAADNYKIMARIDWNISKNHKLMVRYNDVKSQDDNLVSGASTPGGVRLNNAGRNSINSISFANTGYKQENRVRSITAELNSVFSPKVSNKLLASFTNINDTRKTDGDLFPFVDIMRLGSDGKTYEGYMSFGTEIFSFNNGVLNNTFNITDNVTIGLGQHTLTAGLSYENQHFSNGYMREGTTYYAYNSVDDFINNAKPAAFAYQLGYPGNEDARTKLTFGLASVYVQDEWRVNPKLRLTAGLRLEVPIFYTKLQGPTSTSINGVQTPLSEIPFENGQTVNLSQWPKSKPLFSPRVGFNWDITGDRSIQLRGGTGIFTGLLPFVWFTNQPGSAGFVQSPEVVLTGGGVPNDLRFNPNYRDQVFNNPAIFPNPPKAGETPSGSNFAKVNENFKLPQLWRTSVAADFRLPWEMVLTLEAMYSKDINAVTQRNINLPDPVGNFTGVDDRPRWNSGKLNKDVSSMMVLTNTNKGHQASLTVQLTKQFSNGLSGMIAYTYNNAKDLTANPGSVALSAWRSSASVGSLNDPGVSYSAFSMPHRVNGYISYSVDWAKNHLRSTFTLYYSGTNQGRLSYVFSNDMNGDTFGQDLIFIPRPDQTNFVDVKNKETGKVTYSAAEQQRDYEAFLNGNSYLKKRQGQYAERYGDVQPWINQFDFKFMQDIASNFGSNNRYSLQFSVDILNVGNLLNKNWGVYYTNGMQSYENFRLFTYTGQNAAGAAQYTLNASNSDNFKKNSKWVGQNSTASTWGILFGLRLSF from the coding sequence ATGAAGCAATTCGTCTCTTTCATGCTTTGCCTGCTGGCATTCTCTGCCGCCTCGGCACAGGTCACCACCTCGAGCATGAGCGGACATGTGCAAGATGAACAGGGTGCCCCCGTAATCGGCGCACTGGTCCTGGCCACACACACTCCCTCAGGCACCGAGTATTCCGCCATTGTGGACGGTACCGGCAATTACCGCATTATGAACATGCGTTCGGGCGGTCCCTATTCGGTGAAAATTTCGATGCTCGGCTTCCAGACCGTACTCAATGAAGGTATCAATATCGCATTGGGTGACAACTATGTACTCGACGTCACGCTGCCCATCGAATCGACCGACCTGGACGAAGTGGTGGTCACCGGCACACGCAGTTCGATCCTCAATTCCGACCGTGCCGGCGTAGCGACGAACATCAACAACCGCCAGCTTAACGTGCTGCCGACCGTCAGCCGTTCGATTTCGGACTTTACGCGCCTGACGCCGCAGGCCGGAAACAGCGGTTCTTTCGGGGGCCGGGACACCCGTTACAACAACGTTTCGATCGACGGTGCGGCCTTCGCACAGCGCTTCGGCCTGAGTACGTCGAACAACTACCCGGGCGGCGACGCGCAACCGATTTCACTGGATGCTATCCAAGAAATTTCAGTCAACCTGACCCCGTTCGACATTCGCCAGTCGAATTTCACCGGTGCGAACATCAACGCCGTCACCAAATCGGGCGATAACTCATACCATGCAACGGCCTATACGTTCCAGCGCTTCAAATCGATGACCGGCGACCGGGTGCAGGATGCCACCGTCGCCAATGCCAAGACCACCTCACGCCAAACCTACGGTGCCAGCGTCGGCGGCCCGATTATCAAAAACAAGCTCTTCTTCTTCATCAACGGCGAGCTCGAATACAAATCGTTCCTCGGAAACCAATGGCAGCCGAGCACGGACGGTGTCGGAAGCGCCGAAAACAAGATATCACAGACCACCATCGCCGATCTGGAAAAGGTATCTGATTATCTACAAAAAACATACGGTTATAATCCCGGCGCATACCAGAATTTCGGCAACTCAGCTGCGGACAACTACAAAATCATGGCCCGCATCGACTGGAACATCAGCAAGAACCACAAGCTGATGGTGCGCTACAACGATGTCAAATCCCAGGACGACAACCTCGTGAGCGGAGCTTCCACCCCGGGCGGCGTCCGTCTGAACAACGCAGGCCGAAACAGCATCAACTCCATCTCGTTCGCCAATACCGGTTACAAGCAGGAAAACCGCGTGCGTTCGATCACGGCCGAGTTGAACAGCGTTTTCAGCCCGAAGGTCTCGAACAAGCTGCTCGCTTCGTTCACGAACATCAACGACACCCGTAAAACGGACGGAGACCTTTTTCCATTCGTCGACATCATGCGTCTGGGCAGCGACGGTAAAACCTATGAAGGTTACATGTCGTTCGGCACAGAAATCTTCTCGTTCAACAACGGCGTACTGAACAATACCTTCAACATCACCGACAATGTGACCATCGGTTTGGGACAGCACACGCTCACCGCCGGACTGTCTTACGAAAACCAACATTTCAGCAACGGTTACATGCGCGAGGGAACCACTTACTACGCCTACAATTCGGTGGACGACTTCATCAACAACGCGAAACCGGCCGCATTCGCCTACCAGCTCGGATACCCCGGCAATGAGGATGCGCGCACGAAACTCACCTTCGGGCTGGCCAGTGTTTACGTCCAAGACGAATGGAGGGTCAATCCTAAACTGCGCCTGACCGCGGGTCTGCGCCTCGAAGTTCCGATCTTCTACACGAAACTCCAGGGGCCGACTTCCACGTCGATTAACGGTGTACAAACTCCACTGAGCGAAATTCCTTTCGAGAACGGGCAAACCGTCAACCTGAGCCAATGGCCCAAGAGCAAACCGCTTTTCTCGCCGCGTGTAGGCTTCAACTGGGACATTACGGGCGACCGCTCGATCCAGCTGCGCGGAGGAACGGGCATCTTTACCGGGCTGCTGCCGTTCGTCTGGTTCACGAACCAACCGGGAAGCGCCGGATTCGTACAGAGCCCCGAAGTGGTACTCACCGGTGGCGGAGTGCCCAACGATCTGCGTTTCAACCCGAATTACCGCGACCAGGTATTCAACAATCCGGCTATTTTCCCGAATCCGCCCAAGGCGGGAGAAACACCCTCCGGCTCAAACTTCGCCAAAGTGAACGAGAATTTCAAACTCCCGCAATTGTGGCGCACGAGCGTCGCCGCAGATTTCCGCCTGCCATGGGAGATGGTGCTGACTCTCGAAGCGATGTACTCGAAGGATATCAACGCCGTAACGCAGCGAAACATCAACCTGCCCGATCCGGTCGGCAATTTCACCGGCGTAGACGACCGTCCCAGATGGAATTCGGGCAAACTGAACAAGGACGTCAGCTCGATGATGGTGCTGACCAATACGAACAAAGGACACCAGGCTTCGCTGACGGTACAGCTGACCAAGCAATTTTCGAACGGTCTGTCCGGTATGATCGCCTACACCTACAACAATGCGAAAGACCTCACTGCCAATCCGGGCAGTGTCGCCCTGTCGGCCTGGAGATCCAGCGCCTCGGTGGGCAGCCTGAACGATCCGGGAGTCAGCTATTCGGCCTTCTCAATGCCGCACCGTGTAAACGGCTATATCTCCTATTCGGTAGACTGGGCCAAGAACCACCTGCGTTCGACCTTCACGCTTTACTATAGCGGCACGAACCAGGGACGCCTGAGCTACGTTTTCTCGAACGACATGAACGGCGACACCTTCGGTCAGGACCTGATTTTCATTCCGCGTCCCGACCAGACCAACTTCGTCGATGTGAAAAACAAAGAGACCGGGAAAGTGACCTATTCCGCCGCCGAGCAACAGCGCGATTACGAAGCTTTCCTGAACGGCAATTCGTACCTGAAGAAGCGTCAGGGTCAATATGCCGAACGTTACGGAGACGTACAGCCCTGGATCAACCAGTTCGACTTCAAGTTCATGCAGGACATCGCCTCGAATTTCGGCTCGAACAACCGCTATTCGCTGCAGTTCAGCGTCGACATTCTCAACGTGGGCAACCTGCTGAACAAAAACTGGGGCGTTTACTACACCAACGGGATGCAGAGCTACGAAAATTTCCGACTCTTTACTTACACCGGACAAAATGCGGCCGGTGCCGCCCAATACACCCTCAATGCCAGCAACAGCGACAATTTCAAGAAAAACTCGAAATGGGTAGGCCAGAACTCCACAGCCAGCACGTGGGGCATTCTCTTCGGCCTGCGATTGAGCTTCTAA
- a CDS encoding glycosyltransferase — MSAPTITTPGSRSSVRLSLIIATYNRADYLPRTLNSLTNQSLGSELFEIIVVNNNSTDHTAEVCRSFAEAQPELNFTMVTEIRQGLSHARNCGINHAKGDYFAIIDDDELVNRDFLKSYYDFFGMYPTAAACGGVVTPLYEFPVPAWLSRYAERPIAGTFYYGEKIVPFPKHTYPGGGNMGIRRTAIERYGMFNPELGRTGNSPMGGEEKDLFARLRAGGEEIYYVPGAIIYHIIPEQKLTPEYFDRLTRMIGKSERVRTRNLGTATYLKRLFSEGIKWGGTFVLALGYTVQGEPIKGRYLIKMRWNISRGLLGLIR, encoded by the coding sequence ATGAGTGCCCCAACGATCACTACGCCAGGATCACGCTCCTCGGTCAGACTTTCGCTGATTATCGCCACCTACAACCGGGCCGACTATCTGCCCCGCACACTGAACAGCCTCACCAACCAAAGCCTCGGTTCCGAACTGTTCGAGATCATCGTGGTCAACAACAACTCGACGGACCACACTGCGGAAGTATGCCGCTCCTTTGCAGAAGCTCAGCCGGAACTCAACTTTACGATGGTAACCGAAATCCGCCAGGGACTTTCCCATGCCCGCAACTGCGGAATAAACCACGCGAAAGGGGACTATTTCGCCATCATCGACGACGATGAACTGGTCAACCGGGATTTCCTCAAAAGTTACTACGACTTTTTCGGGATGTATCCGACCGCAGCGGCCTGCGGCGGCGTGGTCACACCGCTGTACGAATTCCCGGTACCGGCATGGCTCAGCCGTTATGCCGAACGGCCGATCGCCGGAACATTCTATTATGGGGAAAAGATCGTTCCCTTTCCGAAACACACCTATCCCGGCGGCGGGAATATGGGTATCCGGCGCACGGCCATCGAACGTTACGGGATGTTCAATCCGGAACTGGGGCGGACAGGCAACTCTCCGATGGGCGGCGAGGAGAAGGACCTGTTCGCTCGGCTGCGGGCCGGAGGGGAAGAGATCTACTATGTGCCGGGTGCAATCATCTATCACATCATCCCGGAACAAAAGCTGACGCCCGAATATTTCGACCGGCTCACCCGCATGATCGGTAAAAGCGAACGGGTCCGCACCCGGAACCTCGGAACTGCCACCTACCTGAAACGGCTTTTCAGCGAAGGGATCAAATGGGGCGGAACATTCGTCCTCGCCCTCGGTTATACGGTGCAGGGCGAACCGATCAAGGGCCGTTACCTGATCAAAATGCGCTGGAATATCTCGCGGGGGCTGTTGGGCCTAATCCGGTAG
- a CDS encoding polysaccharide pyruvyl transferase family protein — protein MKRILIEHFQSLDNYGTGMMGLVTVQALADRYGTAEVEFHCDFADAATLEAVRRELRGDVRLYRHEPADYYTASITNIWGRRLHRLFHLFFSPEGRGFDRLIVLGGDDISEYYSKIDPCVNLFKKWESSFLTRVILLGQTLGPFSTLYNQLAVRYLMPRLEVYARDRVSVDYLRDNFRVNASLSADLAFADLPLQGDRTIESAVLERYGLERDGYFTVVVSAGQRGGKYYCQDAADYLDCYRDIIGSLAQKEALADKKIVLLAHTFGRYGDETEYVRKLYDRLPGALKERTVPVMDKIFQTRARFVLGNGLFTVTGRMHAAVSTFQMGRPAVCLSYSTKFRGVIGGSLGQDDLVIEADDNALWHSRRIVALVCDRVDQVLAEYRERCERIGSRVKELQRQVAVTLDEISSERPAGRKPVQ, from the coding sequence ATGAAACGCATTCTGATCGAACATTTCCAAAGTCTCGATAATTACGGGACCGGTATGATGGGGCTGGTGACCGTGCAGGCGCTTGCCGATCGTTATGGTACCGCAGAGGTGGAATTTCATTGCGATTTTGCCGATGCTGCGACACTCGAGGCTGTCCGGCGCGAGTTACGGGGCGATGTCCGGCTGTACCGCCATGAACCGGCCGATTACTATACGGCTTCGATCACGAATATCTGGGGAAGGCGTTTGCACCGCCTGTTCCATCTTTTCTTTTCGCCGGAGGGGCGAGGCTTCGACCGGCTGATCGTATTGGGAGGGGACGATATTTCGGAATATTACTCGAAAATCGACCCCTGCGTCAACCTGTTCAAAAAGTGGGAATCTTCGTTCCTGACCCGCGTGATCCTGCTCGGACAGACACTCGGTCCTTTCTCGACGCTCTATAACCAGTTGGCGGTGCGTTACCTGATGCCGCGCCTTGAGGTATATGCCCGCGACCGGGTCAGCGTGGATTATCTGCGCGACAATTTCCGGGTGAATGCGTCGCTGAGTGCCGATCTCGCTTTTGCCGACCTGCCTTTACAGGGGGATCGTACGATCGAAAGCGCGGTATTGGAGCGGTATGGGTTAGAACGCGACGGTTATTTCACGGTGGTCGTATCGGCGGGACAGCGCGGGGGTAAGTACTACTGTCAAGATGCGGCGGACTACCTGGATTGCTATCGGGATATCATCGGTTCTCTTGCACAAAAGGAGGCGCTCGCGGACAAAAAAATCGTCCTGTTGGCGCATACGTTCGGCCGTTACGGTGATGAGACGGAGTACGTTCGAAAATTATACGACCGGTTACCGGGGGCGTTGAAAGAGCGGACGGTGCCGGTCATGGATAAGATTTTCCAAACCCGGGCGCGGTTCGTGCTCGGAAACGGTCTTTTTACCGTGACGGGACGCATGCATGCGGCGGTCTCTACGTTCCAGATGGGGCGTCCGGCGGTTTGCCTCTCGTACAGTACGAAATTCCGCGGTGTGATCGGTGGCAGTCTCGGACAGGACGATCTGGTGATCGAAGCCGACGACAATGCTCTGTGGCACAGTCGCCGGATCGTCGCTCTGGTATGCGACCGGGTAGATCAGGTACTTGCGGAATACAGGGAACGCTGCGAGCGGATCGGTAGCCGGGTCAAAGAGCTACAACGGCAAGTGGCCGTTACGCTCGATGAGATTTCGTCGGAGAGGCCTGCCGGTCGGAAACCGGTACAGTGA